Below is a genomic region from Thermodesulfobacteriota bacterium.
AGAGAACAGATTCTATTACTTCCGAGGCAAGAGCTACATTGTGGGAAAAGAAGCTCTGGGATACTCCGAGATATTTTCAAGCCGGGCACCCGAGTTTCTCATCGAGTTTGCCCCTCTCTTTCTTTACAAGGCATTTGAGTATGCGGGAACAAAGACGGACACAATAGCTCTTGGGCTAGCAATAGGATACTACTCGGCAAAAGACAAGCTTATGAGAAAGGTCAGGTCGTTCGAGGTAAACGGAGAACGGGTAGAGATTCTTAATTGTTCTGTGTTTCCACAAGCGGTAGGGATTTGGTTTGATTGGAGCTCAAATAATCGCGAGAAAACTCACAGGAATTACATGATTCTGGATTTAGGATTTAACACAGTAGATGTGATCTTTATAAAGAATGGACAAGTTTCGAAAGAAGGAAGCTGGATGCTGGAGGGAGAGGGGATAATAAGGGTGGTTAATCACCTTGCAGACCAGATTCAACAGAGAGTTGGAGTAGGACTTACTTCACATATAGCTAAGAGTCTTCTTGAGAACAAATCAATTACAGTCTATGGAAAAGAAAGGAGCTTAGAGAGAATAATAGCAAAGCTAAGCTCTTCCTACTCAGAAAGGCTTTTTTCCATCCTGGAGCAAAGGTGTCGAGAGGAGTTCAGGAACGTGGATAGAATAATCGTTGGTGGAGGGGGAGCATATTATGTAAGAGATTCCATTCCCAAAAGGCTAAGAAACCTGGTAGAAATTGTAGAAGAGCCGGAGTTTGCCAATGCCAGAGGATTCTATAAATTCTTAAGGGCAAAGCGAGGGAAGAATGAAAATACAGATCAGCAAAGAGTCGGAGAAGATTATAAAAAGCCTGAAGCAGCGGTTTAGAAGTGCTTTTATTGACGAAGCTATAATTTACTTTGCAAAGACCGAGGAGGGGATAGAAAAACTAGAGAGATGGGAAATAGATATAAAAAACGGTTCTACGGTCAGTTTAAAGGCACCACAAAAAGAGTTTAATAGAAAAGAGAAGGAACTATTCCCAGAAGACTTTAAAGAATTGGCCGGGGATTTTGCGGATGATTGATACTACATCCTGTAGTTTGTTTCAAGGAGTGCTCACAAACACCAAGTTGATTAAAAAATTTGCTACTTGGTGTTATAATATCAGTTACTATACAACATCTATTATTTTCATACTTGTATAGTAACTTAGGGGTTGATACTATGGTCTTAAAGGACATATTGAGAGAAGAATTACGGAATTCTTTGCAAATGAAAAAACGCTATGAAAGTGAACTCCGTAAGCTCCCCAGAGGGAGTCTGATAAAGAGGAAAATAAAAGGTAAGGAGTATTTTTATCAAGTGGATAGGAAAGATGGCAAATTTATGGCAGTTTATAAAGGGCGAGCAGCCGACATACCTGGTAAAGATGTTAAAAAATGGCAAGAAATTAAAGAGAAAAGAGTCAAATATCGCAAGGCAATATCCCAACTAAAGAAACAGATAAACTTCTTAAATAGGGCATTACGTGCAAGGGACGCAGTTTAGTTTACTCCATAACGTTCGAAAAAGGTTGGAAGACTATGAATTATTTGACCACAAACTACCCTCGCTTATTGGCGCTCCTGTGCGCCTCTACAATCTGTGCCACGTCCTCCTCAGTTAGGTGATTAAAGCCCTTCTCTTTAGCTAGGTTGACAGCCCATTCATCAAACTCAATCCATTTTGTTACTCGATCTTTAGATTCAATAAACTCGATAAGGTCAAGTACTTCTTGTTTCTTCTCAGGCGATAATTTTCGAAAAGCATCGAGAACCTTTTTCTCTAAATTCTTTTCTGCTCTTCCCATGTACTTAAATTACCTCCTTTTCCTTATTCAAACCTTATACGATTGGATAAGAATTTTAAAGCTAAAAGGCAGAACACTTTGCTATAGGTTCTCCTTCCCGGATAGAAGGTTAAATTTAAAATCCTTATTGCTACTTGATTTTACTATATGATATACGTAATATAAAAGTACGTTATAGGAGATAGAAACATGCCCCGTAAATCTGTTAATAAGGCTCAAGCCTTAAAAAAGTTAACTCCAAGTGCGCTTAATATCCTTGAAATATCCCTTAAGGAAAAAGGGCTTTTGGCTATACACAGTAGCTTAAAAAAAGTAAGGAAGAAACCACTGAAAGCAGTTAGTCTAAAGGGTAAAGCTCCTTCACGCATTCTTGAAGAGATGAGGAATGAGACGCCCTTCTAGAGCTTTGTATTTAGATACGAGCGCCCTTCTTAAAATCTATATTCTTGAAACCGGCACCCAAGAGGTTAGAGAACTCGTTCGAGAGGCTGATTTGATTTTTATCTCCAGAATCGCTTATTTAGAATTTCATTCGGCAATATCTCGAAAAGCGTTAGAAGGGGAAAAGGATTGGAGAGAGGCTCTCAAAAACTTTAAGTCCGATTGGGAAAACGGTTTCTATAATATTCTTGAAATGAGTGACTATGCAATCGATCGTGCTTCTACTCTTGCTCTTATGGGGATTGAGAAAGGAAAGGGCATTAGGGCTTATGATGCTCTACACTGTGGAATGGCATCGATATTTTTAGAAGAACTCCAAATTATTTCAGAAAAATTAGATAAAGACAGTTTTAATTTCAGCTTTGTCACTTCAGATAGCAGACAAAAGGAAGCTGCTAATTGGATAGGTCTTCCTGTCCGGTATGTTGGTAGTTAGGGAAAACTGATGAGGGGCTAGAAACCCACAACTTAACAGATTTATTTTAGTGAATCCTCAAAATACCTTTCACCTAGATCGGTAATACGAAATGTATAAATTTATATAGGGACTAAGACGGTCATTCTAACATTGGTGGGATAATTACACGTAATATTTTTCCCCTCTTTTACCTACAACGACCGTGACAACCAAAGGTAGATTCTTGATCGCATCAATAGAGAGGACTAGGACAGATCTCATGCCTGCTTGCTCTCATCCCTTAACCGGATTCAGATTGACAAATATCCTCTCGCTTAATAGCCATTAGATTGTTTCTAGTCCGTCAGTTTCTGTGACCATAAACTCTTCCTCAATTTCTCGAAGCTCATTTGTAGTGTCTAACCTGCACCCTCCTTACGAGGAGAGAAAAAACCTAAGTCACAAAAACAATTTAAGGGCACAGCCCCCAAAAATTGCTACGGTTTTTGCTACGGTTCTATATACTTTTCATACAATTAAATCTAAATGCATACTAAATGAATCTTCAAAAAACCCTTTAAATTCAAGGGGTTGCAAACTGATACAAATAGAGACAAAAGCAAAATTTGGCTCTCGTAATGCGCAGGTCAAGGGTTCAAGTCCCTTCGTCGGCTCCAATCTTATTGTTAATTTTGCATTTAAGAAGAAATCGAAGTTCATTCGGGCAAATTGGTTTCTGTAAGACCGCCGGATTTGCTGTCAGCTTCCGCCATATTCTTGCCCGGTCCAATTTTCAGGTAGGATTTACCATCAGATTAAGGATAATATTTTCCCCGCATCGACGGCATCGGCACGAGTTCGAGATTGCTTAATTCTTAAATGACCGAGGAAGTACAGAAATGACCGTAAATTCAAAGAGGGCGATATTCTTCGACTTCGGCGATACACTGGCCTCGACAACGCCATCCTATTTCAACCGAATTGCCACCGCTATAAGGTCGGTCGGATATTCTCTCTCAGACAGGGAGTTCGAGGTCGCATACTTGAAAACGGATTACGAGGTTTACAAAAAATACAAAACCCTGGGAAAAGTCACGCCCAGAGAATACGTCGAGTGGTTTTTCCCGATTCTTTGCAGATATCTATCTCTGGAAGGCGATCCATATGAAATTCGGACGAGAGTGAGACAACGCCTCAAAGACATAAAATACGGAAGAGTCCTAGCCCCGGGGTCGGTAGGGCTGCTTGATTTCTTGCGTGAAAAGGGATTCATCCTGGCGGTGATATCGAATAACGATGGCAAGACCGAGGAGAAATGCGAGGAGCTGGGGATTAGGGAATATTTTCAATTCATAGCCGATTCCACAAAATTGGCCATGGCCAAACCGGATTCACGTATATTTCGTTTTGTCCTGGATAAACTGGGCTTATCTCCAAACGAGGTGATACACGTTGGGGACTTATACGGCTCTGACGTTATGGGGGGAATAAACGCCGGGCTTGATGTGATATGGCTTAACAACAGGGAGGTAGAGAACCTCAATAAAGCCGAAGTAGCAAGTGTGAGCAATATAGAAGAGATCACCGGTCTACTGGGTTTAGAAAACCAGAAGTAGTTACTAACATAGGGCCATTGGAGTGAGAAGCGTTTAAATACGGTTTATAAGTGGAAAGTATTGCTCATCCCAAGAAGAGTTGTAGCATCGAGGCTAGCTTAGTTCAATAAGGGCTTCTGGTCCGCCTATATTTCTAACCCATTCCCTGATTTCATCAAGACCTTCCTCAAGCCCTTTGGCCGGTTCGTAGCCCAGTTCCCTTCTGGCTTTGTCGATACTATAGGTCCTGCTTCCGGCGATGGCGGCGACGGCGAACCTGGTCAAGACCGGGGGCTTTTTAGATTTGGTAATAAGGGCTGAAAGCTCGAATAACGAGGCCAATGCATAAGCCGGTTTATAAGGGATAGAAATCTTAGGGGACCAGTCTATACCGGTGGCTTTTAGTAGTTTTGACAAGAAGTTTAGATGCTCTATTTTCCTGCCGTCGTTTATAAAATAGATGTTGCCGGCGGCGTTTTTATCTTCACCGGCAAGAATTAGAGCTTTGACTAAGTTTTCTACATGACAGGGCGAGACAAAGCCATTGCCCTTTCCAATCGGCAGTAAAATCCCCTTTTTGGCTACCTTCACCAATCTTGGCAGGATGACGGTATCTCCGGCCCCCCATACGCCGGAGGGCCTGATGACGACTGTTTCCAGTCCGGTGTCTTGGTAGAATTTGATGACCAGCTTTTCCGCCTCTGCTTTAGATTGGTTGTAGTAGTCGTTGTAGCTGCTGGGATAGGGGTAGCTTTCGTCTATATCTACCAGGTTGTGCACGCTCCAAAAATCGGATTTCCAGAGCACGCTACAGGTGCTCATATACACAAATCTTTTTACCCCTGCCTTTTTTGAAGCGCTCAGGAGACCTTCGGTCGCCTCTACGTTCAACCTGTAAAATTCCTCTTTTTCTCCCCAGTCCGATACCATCGCCGCCAGGTGGTAGACTGTATCCGTACCCTTTGTCAACTCATCGAAGGAGCCCGGGTCGGAGAGGTCGCCGTAGGAGAGTTCGACTCCCAATTTGTTTAGCTTCTCGACGTTGCTTGTCTTTCTCACCAGGCATCTAACTTGGTAACCTCTTGCCGTTAGGCTCGCGGCTAGTTTTCCGCCTATAAAACCGGTTCCTCCGGTTAATGCTATTTTCATTCTTTCCATCTCGCTTCTTCAGTTATAATGTTTATCCAAAAAATTATTATACACATTTCGAGCCGGGTATTCCTGAAGATATTAAACGATTTCTCTGGAGGGTAGAAAATGATCCCTTACGAAGCATATAAGGTTATACACGTAATTGGAGTTATGCTCTTATTGCTTTCCTTGGGTGGGTATTTGATGTTGTCGACTAATCAATCGGCCAGGGGCAGGAAACTGGCAGCGATAACCCATGGCATATCCGTTCTCATTATCCTGGTTGCCGGGTTTGGACTGCTAGCCCGTCTGGGCTTTTTCGGTGCAGGAGGTTGGCCTCTTTGGGTGTGGGTTAAGCTATTGATTTGGTTAATACTCGCAGTAATAGTCGTACTTATTAAAAGAGTACCGGGCTTAATGCCGGTATTATGGTTTGTAATACCCGCTTTGGGCGCTATCGCCGCTTATATGGCCGTTTACAAGGTGGATTTCTGAGATTTGATCTCTCTATATAAATGGATATTTGTCTAAAAGCTAATTTCACATATTCTCTTGAGGTTCATAGTGGGCTTCGGTCAGATATATAATATGGATACCAATTCTGTGTTTCTTTCCGTAAGCTAAACTATTTGCGGACATCTACTTATTTTTTGTGTTGCTTTAACCGGCAAACCGGGCAAACAGATTATAGAATGCCGGAACTCCGATTCTGGCTATGTTTTCCCTTTGCTTTAACGGGTAAGATAAAGGCTGATAGAGATTAAGATGAGGTGAGCGATGATAATATGGCTGCCAAAAGAGTCGCATAGCCGGTTTATCGAAAAAGTAGAGGACAGGGCTAAAGAGGTTATATGCAGTCTGATGGGTAAATATATAAACTCAAGTCGGGAAGAAAGAGGAAAGATAAAAGGAAAAGAGAAAGCGAAAGAGGTATCCCTACCCGTAGAGATAAACCTAGAGAACGATAAGAAGCTACTAGAGAAATTCAAGGAGGAGTGCAACAAAGATAAGAAACTACACGAGAACGTACTCGTCGACTTGATAGAAATGTACAACCTTCGAGATTAAAGTTCATGAGCTTAATCCTGTTAAACAATTGGCCGGTTGTGTGGGATTTAGGCCATCGCCTTATCTCTGGCTCAGTATGATGAAAAACCGTAATTTAGAGGAAGCCTGGGAGTTTCACAACAGCACCAAGCACCCCGGTATGCCGCCCCATTATTTGGATTGGGCTAATCAACCGATTCCGTTCAAAATCTATACTACCCTTGACCCAATCGAGATTCCTAAGGACCTGTCGTCGATGGGTATCCCTGCGCTCACGGCCATATCTGAATCTATTGCTTATGCCGAAGCCGAGTGTATACCGGACCTAAAAACCCTTGGACGTCTCCTTTTTTTCTCGGCGGGGATAACAAAGAGGGTGAAATACCCGGGAGGAGAAATCGACTTTCGAGCCGCTGCCTGCACCGGGGCTTTATACCATATTGATTTATACCTGGTGACTGGAGACATAGACGGGCTTAACGCCGGTGTTTATCATTTCGGCCCGCATGACTTCTCCTTGAGAATGCTTCGCCATGGGGATTTCCGTGGAGTTCTTGTTGATGCAACTGCCGGGGAGGCCTCCGTTGCCCGGGCGCCAGTTACTATTATCTCTGCCAGCACCTTCTGGAGAAATTCCTGGAAGTATCAATCCCGTGCCTACAGGCATACATTCTGGGACAACGGTACAATCCTGGCTAACCTCCTGGCCGTGTCCTCAGCACACCGGATTCCGGCAAGGATTGTACTCGGGTTTAAGGATTCGGTCGTAAATCACCTCCTCGGCCTTGACACCGACCGCGAGGCGGCGGTAAGCCTGGTACCGCTCGGGCATACGAAAACACCGGTGGAGAGCTGGCATGAAGAAGTTGAGGAGATCAAATATGAGACGATGCCGCTATCTAGGAAAGAGATAGACTATCCGGCTATCAGGGCAATGCATCTAGCTTCCTCGCTTGAAGATAATGATGAGGTAAGGGAGTGGAGAAGTGTGACCATAGAATCCAAAATGCCCGAACTCCGGGGCAGGCTTTTCCAGCTTGAAACCACCGGAGATAAAGACGTGAATCTAATCTCAGATTCTCTGGAGAGAACGATCCTAAAGCGGGGTTCCACCCGTCAGTTTGCCCGAGTGCCCATTACATTCCGTGAATTATCAAACGTCATATACCGTGCCACCCGTGGTGTTCAAGCCGATTTTCTATCCCCTTACCGGTCGATGCTTAATGATATTTACCTCATTGTCAACGAGGTCGAGGGAATACCGAAGGGGGCCTATTTTTACCACCGCAATCCCGATGCCATCGAGTTATTAAAGGAGGGTGATTTCCGAAAAGAGGCCGGCCACCTCGGTCTAGGCCAGCGCATACCGGCCGACGCCAGCGTGGACGTTTTTTTCCTGGCTGATTTAAACAAGGTGTTGGAGAAATTTGGAAACCGTGGATATAGAGCGGTACAGCTCGAGGCCGGGATTATCGGAGGAAGGCTCTACCTGGGTGCTTATGCCCAGGGGCTCGGCGCAAGCGGGCTCACCTTTTACGATGACGACGTAACCAGATTTTTCTCACCCCATGCGAAAGGAAAGAGTTGCATGTTTTTAGTGGCGCTGGGTAAGTCGGTGAAGAAAAAACCAAGATAAGCTGGTCAAGTTTTATGGTATTTCAACTTGAGAATTTTCTGTGACTTGCTATAGATTCATAGCTGTCGTTGCGGGCACATTCGTTTCATGTAAACTCAGCGAAGCAATCTCATTCTGAGCGTTGTAGTTCCCTGAATTCCCTCCTGATCGCTGCCCCGGATCCCGGCGAAGCAATCTGACACAGGGTGTCATTCTGGAGCGAAGCGAAGAATCTAATGAGAGATAAGAAGACCGTCGTCCTGGGTAGAGAGCCTGTCGAACTATCGAAGGACGAACTCCTTGAGTTTTAATTTCATACTTGCTCAGTATGAGCGAACTTGCATCCGCTGAAAAAAAATTACCGAGAAATAAAAAATCCTCTTCGCCCGGTGTGGTGGGCCCTTCGACTTATTCAGGACAGACTTGTCGAAGCCACTTCACCCTGGGTCCTTCGGCCTAGTCTATCTTGAGCGTAGCCGAAAGGCTCACCATGATGGTTCGACCCAGCTCACCATGAATAAGAGGATAATACTAACGATAATGCCACTTGACCCTGAGGGAGAGGGAGGGTCGAGGGACGAATACCTCTTGCTTTAAACCATGCTTCGATAAGCTCACTACAGGCGAGTCGAAGAATGAACTCCTTACGTTTTAAATTCATGCTTCGACCCTTCGACGATGCTCAGGGCTTCAGCATGAGCGGATTTTCATCCGCTGATATGATTAATAAAAGACGTTTGTCCTGAGCCTTGATCACCCGGTTTAACCGGGATCCTCTCCGCATGTCATTCCCGAATGTTCCCCGCTAAATATGTGCGGGGACAAGCTTTATCGGGGATCTAGAATTAAATACTGGATTCCCGCTTGCGCGGGAATGACAGATTGGCAGATTCCCACTTTATAGGAATGACGAAATTCCTCAACATGAGTGGATTGACTTCTGCTGGAGATGAAAAATAAAAACCCGTTCGTCCTGAGTCCCATCGAAGGGCGAACACAGCATGATTTAATACAGCCTTCGACCCCGCCCAGAGCGCCTGTCCTGAGTCGATCCCCGATCGAATCGGGGAAGGAATGAGCGGGTATTTATCCGCTGTAAAAGCATTAAAAATAAAAAACCGTTCATTCTGAGCCCAGTCGAAGAATGAACTCCTCAAAAATTCATTCTTTGACCCTTTTGATTTCCCCAGTAAAGGTATGGGCTCCTTACAAACTCAATAATAAATCAAATCCCACTGGCAAGGAGTTTAGGCCTGGGAATCTCTCCATTGAACCCCGGTTATTCATCCGTAACCTTGTTGCCGAGCACCCCGATAAAGGGGAGGTTTCTATACTTTTGTTCATAATCCATGCCATATCCCACTACGAAATGGTCGGGGATTTCGAATCCTAAGTAATCGATAGGGACATCCACGATTCGGCACGACCTCTTGTCGAGAAGGGCACACACACGGATATCCGTAGGTTTTCTCTCATTTAAAGTTCTAAGTATATAATCGATTGTTAAACCTGTATCAACAATATCCTCCACCAATAGGACATGCCTGTCTTCGATGTTCGTGTCCAAATCCTTCAGAATCTTTACCACCCCGGTTTGGGTTTTTCCCGAGTAGCTAGAGACGGATAGAAAGTCGAGGCTGACCGGTAAAGAAATCTCCCGCATCAAGTCACAGAGAAAAACCACTGCCCCTCGGAGTACGGTAACCAGTACAGGCTCCTTTCCCTGATAATCTCGGGATATTTCTCTTCCTAGTTCATTAACCCGTTTCTTTATTTGGTCTTCGGTGATTAGGGTTTTGGCTATATGTTCCTTCACTTTAGCCTGATTCCTCATAACCATATCGGGTTACACCGCTTTGAACCCCGGGCGATCGACTTCAGCTTTTTAATTCCTTCGGGCGAGAGGCCGTAGCTTTCTATCTCGTTATCCAGGCTTTCGAGCGTGCCATAACCGCCTAAATAGCCGTTCACGCGGGCGGCGGCGGTTGAAGCGATGATGTCTTTCATATCCGGATAGAATCGCCTGAATTCCTTCATAAGCTCGGGATGGCCTTGGAGATGATACTTCTGATGATAATCCTCGGCCATGTAGAACTCGGAGAAGGGAATGATCTCGGTGAATAACCGGGTTTTTAATTTTGCTTGAACCCTTTCTTTAATTTCCTTGGCCAGCTTTTCCTGTTCCTGGTCATGGAAGAACACTGCGGACATGTATTGCCTTTTCCATGCTCTATCCTGAGGGGCATGGCCGCCCCAGAAAATCCATAATAATTTCTCGTAGGATATTTGGCCTGGGTCATAATCGACCTGGATGGTCTCGATATGATCACCCAGGTTGTGGTAAGTGGGGTTTTTTAAGGTGCCGCCGGAATATCCGACCCGGGTGCGCACCACTCCCTTGGTGCTTCCGAACAAGGCGTCGGGGTCCCAGAAACAACCCATTGCCAATGTGGCCGTCTCGGTCTTACCGGGTGCGGATGCGTCGATTGGCGGAATCAAGCTTTTGCCGGACTTTATCAATCCCATTATTTTTTTACTCCTTACGAGGAATCATTGTTTTTTGGATAAAGCCGCTAGGCTTTTATTAGTATAAGAGACTATCACTTCAAACCCAAATACTATATGTTATATTTCAGGACCTTGTCCAGGATGCCCAGGAGGTAATCACAGATGTTAAGGGATAGGATGATCGAGTTCAGCGATACGAAGGAAAAGGAGTGGGAGGAACTCAAGTCAAAGGTAGGGGAGGGAATCGAATTGCCGCTTCCGGATTCCGAGCGCTGGTTTCTGGCAACTTCGGATGGCGAAAACATTATCGTCCAAAGCGCGGTCAGAAATGTAAGACCGCTCATGGTTCATGACCCGATTAAGATTACTTTCCAGGACTTCGCCCGTGTGGCCGAGCATTACAACATGCTCTTCGAGCCGGGTGTGGGCGGGCTCGACAAAAAATTAGAGCTTCAGAGAAGCGTGGTCAACCTACGCTATATATTTGTGCTAATTTACAACCTGCTTTAAAGGCCGGTATGGATGTCCAAACCATATCCGTTCAAATAAGCTATGTAAGTCGGGTTGTTTCGGCCGTGGAATTTATCCCTTCGTCAAGCCTGTCCTCAGGAATAGCGAAGGATCTATTAAGATTCCTCACATTCGTTCGGAATGACAAAAGCGGTTTTGCGGTATCGAAAATACAAAGAGGGTTCTGTTCCTTCGGCTTTGCTCAGGCCAGGTATTTCGACAATCTCCCTGTCGCTTCAACTATTTCTTCTGTCATTTCGACCCTGAGCTCGTCGAAGGGGAGAAATCTTAGATTACGAGAGAGATACCTTTTGTCAGACAGCTTCGTCCCCTTCGCTTTGCTCAGGGTCCTCGCAATGACAGGCCTGAAAGCATTGTTCCTTGCTCTTGCAATGACACCCAGGGAATGGCGGCTGTTCTTCCTGTCTCCCGGCGAAGCAATCTCTTATTTGGGACAAGTTTGACTATCAGAGATAGTTGAAAACCAACAGATTCATCCTTATAAAACAAGGCTCTTCGACGGATAAAACGGCTTCTTAAAATCAGGTTACTCTCTTTGATGTTTCCTGTGCAAGCGCTCTACTAATCCTATTCGTTCAAATAGCCCTTCTAACCCCCTTGCATTTCCCCCCTTAGTAAGGGGGGAATTAAAGAGGGGTTTGCTTCCTCTTTATCCTTTATCGGTGCCCTTTGATTACTACCAGAGGAACTCTTACAATCAATCCCTTATTTTGGACGGGCTTGCTCTAAATCTATAATTTAACTTTGCCGCTGATTATGTCTTTGAACATAACCCAGTCCCCCATGAAGCTGTAGAGCGGGTAGGTGAATGTAGCCGGACGGTTCTTTTCCACGAAGTAATGGCCGATCCAGGCAAACCCATAGCCGACGATCGGGAGCAGGATCAGCGCGAGCCAGGTTTTGGTGAATATGGCGTAGAGAAGGATAAGAATAACCAGTAGGCAACCGAAGAAATGAAGACGGCGGTTGACCGGGTTGCTGTGCTCCGATAAATAAAAAGGATAAAACTCGGAGAAGCTTTTGAATTCTTTTTTCTCTTCCATTTATCCACCTCCTCTGAATAATCAGTTTACAACGCTAACATTAAATATTTCAACCACCAATCTGATCCGTTCGCCCGGAGCATGGTCGAAGGGCGTTCATGGCTCGACGAGCTCACCACGAACGTCACGAAGTGTGCTTGAGGAAGCGAAAGGTTAGTCCAGGCGAAGTAGGGTTGAAAGGGATTGAAATGACAGCACAAGGAAAAGCCGGTTAATTGTAGTGGGTGAAACGGTGTTCCATTCATTCCTGATTATTGGGGGTAGCATGAGTTTATCTATTGCCCTTCCCCCATTATCTTATGCAGGTCGGTTCTAGGTTTGCCCTCCCTCACTGAGCAGTTCCACACTCCCCAGATTGCTCATCTGCTTGAGTATCCATCTCTGCCTTTCGTAAACATAGGCGGATGGCCTCGCC
It encodes:
- a CDS encoding ParM/StbA family protein; its protein translation is MLAIEIGFGDVKVVGEEIKFKFPTVLAYGDNGVLRGWNEENRFYYFRGKSYIVGKEALGYSEIFSSRAPEFLIEFAPLFLYKAFEYAGTKTDTIALGLAIGYYSAKDKLMRKVRSFEVNGERVEILNCSVFPQAVGIWFDWSSNNREKTHRNYMILDLGFNTVDVIFIKNGQVSKEGSWMLEGEGIIRVVNHLADQIQQRVGVGLTSHIAKSLLENKSITVYGKERSLERIIAKLSSSYSERLFSILEQRCREEFRNVDRIIVGGGGAYYVRDSIPKRLRNLVEIVEEPEFANARGFYKFLRAKRGKNENTDQQRVGEDYKKPEAAV
- a CDS encoding type II toxin-antitoxin system VapC family toxin; this translates as MYLDTSALLKIYILETGTQEVRELVREADLIFISRIAYLEFHSAISRKALEGEKDWREALKNFKSDWENGFYNILEMSDYAIDRASTLALMGIEKGKGIRAYDALHCGMASIFLEELQIISEKLDKDSFNFSFVTSDSRQKEAANWIGLPVRYVGS
- a CDS encoding HAD family hydrolase, which gives rise to MTVNSKRAIFFDFGDTLASTTPSYFNRIATAIRSVGYSLSDREFEVAYLKTDYEVYKKYKTLGKVTPREYVEWFFPILCRYLSLEGDPYEIRTRVRQRLKDIKYGRVLAPGSVGLLDFLREKGFILAVISNNDGKTEEKCEELGIREYFQFIADSTKLAMAKPDSRIFRFVLDKLGLSPNEVIHVGDLYGSDVMGGINAGLDVIWLNNREVENLNKAEVASVSNIEEITGLLGLENQK
- a CDS encoding NAD-dependent epimerase/dehydratase family protein; protein product: MKIALTGGTGFIGGKLAASLTARGYQVRCLVRKTSNVEKLNKLGVELSYGDLSDPGSFDELTKGTDTVYHLAAMVSDWGEKEEFYRLNVEATEGLLSASKKAGVKRFVYMSTCSVLWKSDFWSVHNLVDIDESYPYPSSYNDYYNQSKAEAEKLVIKFYQDTGLETVVIRPSGVWGAGDTVILPRLVKVAKKGILLPIGKGNGFVSPCHVENLVKALILAGEDKNAAGNIYFINDGRKIEHLNFLSKLLKATGIDWSPKISIPYKPAYALASLFELSALITKSKKPPVLTRFAVAAIAGSRTYSIDKARRELGYEPAKGLEEGLDEIREWVRNIGGPEALIELS
- a CDS encoding SagB family peptide dehydrogenase, whose amino-acid sequence is MMKNRNLEEAWEFHNSTKHPGMPPHYLDWANQPIPFKIYTTLDPIEIPKDLSSMGIPALTAISESIAYAEAECIPDLKTLGRLLFFSAGITKRVKYPGGEIDFRAAACTGALYHIDLYLVTGDIDGLNAGVYHFGPHDFSLRMLRHGDFRGVLVDATAGEASVARAPVTIISASTFWRNSWKYQSRAYRHTFWDNGTILANLLAVSSAHRIPARIVLGFKDSVVNHLLGLDTDREAAVSLVPLGHTKTPVESWHEEVEEIKYETMPLSRKEIDYPAIRAMHLASSLEDNDEVREWRSVTIESKMPELRGRLFQLETTGDKDVNLISDSLERTILKRGSTRQFARVPITFRELSNVIYRATRGVQADFLSPYRSMLNDIYLIVNEVEGIPKGAYFYHRNPDAIELLKEGDFRKEAGHLGLGQRIPADASVDVFFLADLNKVLEKFGNRGYRAVQLEAGIIGGRLYLGAYAQGLGASGLTFYDDDVTRFFSPHAKGKSCMFLVALGKSVKKKPR
- the hpt gene encoding hypoxanthine phosphoribosyltransferase, with product MRNQAKVKEHIAKTLITEDQIKKRVNELGREISRDYQGKEPVLVTVLRGAVVFLCDLMREISLPVSLDFLSVSSYSGKTQTGVVKILKDLDTNIEDRHVLLVEDIVDTGLTIDYILRTLNERKPTDIRVCALLDKRSCRIVDVPIDYLGFEIPDHFVVGYGMDYEQKYRNLPFIGVLGNKVTDE
- the msrA gene encoding peptide-methionine (S)-S-oxide reductase MsrA, giving the protein MGLIKSGKSLIPPIDASAPGKTETATLAMGCFWDPDALFGSTKGVVRTRVGYSGGTLKNPTYHNLGDHIETIQVDYDPGQISYEKLLWIFWGGHAPQDRAWKRQYMSAVFFHDQEQEKLAKEIKERVQAKLKTRLFTEIIPFSEFYMAEDYHQKYHLQGHPELMKEFRRFYPDMKDIIASTAAARVNGYLGGYGTLESLDNEIESYGLSPEGIKKLKSIARGSKRCNPIWL
- a CDS encoding DUF962 domain-containing protein, which translates into the protein MEEKKEFKSFSEFYPFYLSEHSNPVNRRLHFFGCLLVILILLYAIFTKTWLALILLPIVGYGFAWIGHYFVEKNRPATFTYPLYSFMGDWVMFKDIISGKVKL